The following proteins are encoded in a genomic region of Amphiura filiformis chromosome 18, Afil_fr2py, whole genome shotgun sequence:
- the LOC140138847 gene encoding uncharacterized protein, translating to MAEESDAAKPGMETKDDDGNIVELLIEKLLAQTAGSSTPGNQFSCSVCNGSLVTLTQQHDSTSRILNIRKATLYRCMVTKKYTFTPPSRCHQESLEYLNFCDRCLRVAKRVNLVMEKKQAHTTGDVTDDSTKVAQQVQQNWKSQLSYLSDILQLGTAGSSGLHQSDNKITTADTQQLSASTSSMQQQQANEVTVTVPLPANTVVHIPPADEQQVVTSIGLASVSDTQQLTTAGCSQHQSANEVPGSVHLHNTHQQQLVTPTGLVSVSDAQQLTTADSSSQHQSANEVPGSVHLHNTHQQQLVTPTGLVSVSDAQQLTTADSSSQRQSANEVPGSVHLHNMHQQQLVTPTGLVSVSDAQQLSTADSISRHQSANEETSSFCSHNTPPVQLVTPTGLVSASDTQQLTTAGSSSRHQSTDEVTGSIKKMCWSVKKIVFTTHLLCNN from the exons ATGGCAGAAGAATCTGATGCAGCCAAGCCAGGAATGGAAACTAAAGATGATGATGGGAACATAGTTGAGTTATTAAT AGAAAAACTACTTGCACAAACTGCTGGCTCATCCACTCCTGGTAACCAATTTTCATGTTCTGTCTGTAACGGAAGTTTAGTTACATTGACCCAGCAGCATGATAGTACCTCAAGGATACTTAACATACGTAAAGCAACACTATATAGATGTATGGTCACCAAGAAGTATACCTTTACTCCGCCATCAAGATGTCATCAGGAATCACTTGAATATCTGAATTTCTGTGATAGATGCCTGAGAGTTGCAAAGAGAGTCAACTTAGTGATGGAAAAGAAGCAAGCACATACAACAG GTGATGTAACAGATGATTCGACCAAAGTAGCTCAGCAAGTGCAACAAAATTGGAAGAGCCAGTTATCATATTTATCAGATATTTTGCAGCTGGGAACAGCAGGTTCTAGTGGTCTGCATCAGTCTGATAACAAAATAACCACAGCAGATACTCAGCAGCTGTCAGCTTCTACTTCTTCTATGCAGCAACAGCAAGCTAATGAAGTAACAGTGACAGTTCCTTTGCCAGCAAATACTGTTGTACACATTCCACCTGCTGATGAGCAACAAGTAGTGACCTCCATTGGATTGGCCAGTGTATCAGATACACAGCAGCTGACTACAGCAGGTTGTAGTCAGCATCAGTCTGCTAATGAAGTGCCAGGGTCAGTTCATTTACATAACACGCATCAGCAACAACTAGTGACCCCCACTGGATTGGTCAGTGTATCAGATGCACAGCAGCTGACTACAGCAGATTCTAGTAGTCAGCATCAGTCTGCTAATGAAGTGCCAGGGTCAGTTCATTTACATAACACGCATCAGCAACAACTAGTGACCCCCACTGGATTGGTCAGTGTATCAGATGCACAGCAGCTGACTACAGCAGATTCTAGTAGTCAGCGTCAGTCTGCTAATGAAGTACCAGGGTCAGTTCATTTACATAACATGCATCAGCAACAACTAGTGACCCCCACTGGATTGGTCAGTGTATCAGATGCACAGCAGCTATCTACAGCAGATTCTATTAGTCGGCATCAGTCTGCTAATGAAGAAACAAGTTCATTTTGTTCACATAACACACCTCCTGTTCAACTAGTGACCCCCACTGGATTGGTCAGTGCATCAGATACACAGCAGCTGACTACAGCAGGCTCTAGTAGTCGGCATCAGTCTACTGATGAAGTAACAGGgtcaattaaaaaaatgtgttggTCAGTAAAGAAAATAGTTTTTACAACACACCTGCTGTGCAACAACTAA
- the LOC140139251 gene encoding uncharacterized protein → MTSTGLVSVSDIQQLTTAGCSSRSSQHQSANEVPGSIHLHNTHQQQLVTPAGLVSVSDTQQLTTADSSSQRQSANEVTGLIKTPAVRQLRTLAGLASEPDPQQLTTAGSSSQHQSANEVTGSINTPAVRQLMTLAGLASVPDTQQLTTAGCSNRSASKSNKYQNLNLKLMEMVLDKRESNSSELKCGAKRKKGDTSKLKCGVKRKKGDTSEFKCGAKRKKGDTSDLKCGTKRKKGDTSELKCGAKMKKVDSSKLKCGAKRKMGDSCELQVEAEKKQVKEIKKKKRRGKGQDKRWGHCKPQKKKKNYKIPFQRRKFGEKRNTKNSQKASIDENKQDGKLNDKCDETLNTGLKRTACCCCSGHKGLGPMATFKDIHVHVALLEKELNITIPYPIDICLLLCRNCRYKIGYIYRVERQLKKVKTVFMNRVKVDMAEMDTDETRLPTKYDECDNEGSADMVGKKPSNAMQNADNRTCTLPEYDIDAPFVGDAVVDNQDDVTEKKVSDGVDTLLSDVEHMLAKYGKVEDSVYADISSDDDEMRMEEDKEGLKLQNMEGVPLMSEDETLATVTRDEIANASSTDVVDSSVTMVHLPSTSTQDNTSVEDEQNGAMKSTRKKEIRKMIQ, encoded by the exons ATGACCTCCACTGGATTGGTCAGTGTATCAGATATACAGCAGCTGACTACAGCAGGTTGTAGTAGTCGTAGTAGTCAGCATCAGTCTGCTAATGAAGTGCCAGGGTCAATTCATTTACATAACACACATCAGCAACAATTAGTGACCCCCGCTGGATTGGTCAGTGTATCAGATACACAGCAGCTGACTACAGCTGATTCTAGTAGTCAGCGTCAGTCTGCTAATGAAGTAACAGGCTTGATTAAAACGCCTGCAGTGCGACAACTAAGGACCCTTGCTGGATTGGCCAGTGAACCAGATCCTCAGCAGCTGACTACAGCAGGTTCTAGTAGTCAGCATCAGTCTGCTAATGAAGTAACTGGGTCGATAAACACACCTGCTGTGCGACAACTAATGACCCTTGCTGGATTGGCCAGTGTACCAGATACACAGCAGCTGACTACAGCAGGTTGTAGTAATCGGTCTGCTAGTAAATCAAATAAGTAtcaaaatctgaatctgaaactAATGGAGATGGTATTGGACAAAAGGGAGAGTAATTCATCTGAATTAAAGTGTGGTGCAAAGAGGAAGAAAGGTGACACATCTAAGTTAAAGTGTGGCGTAAAGAGGAAGAAAGGTGACACATCTGAGTTCAAGTGTGGTGCAAAGAGGAAGAAAGGTGACACATCTGACTTAAAGTGTGGTACAAAGAGGAAGAAAGGTGACACATCTGAATTAAAGTGTGGCGCAAAGATGAAGAAAGTTGACTCATCTAAGTTAAAGTGTGGCGCAAAAAGGAAGATGGGTGACTCGTGTGAATTACAGGTCGAAGCAGAAAAGAAGCAAGTAAAAGAAATTAAGAAG aagaaaagaagaggaAAAGGACAAGACAAAAGATGGGGACACTGCAAgccgcagaaaaaaaaaaaaaactacaagaTTCCATTCCAAAGAAGAAAGTTTGGGGAGAAAAGAAATACCAAGAATAGTCAAAAGGCCTCAATTGATGAGAATAAACAAGATGGGAAGTTGAATGACAAGTGTGATGAAACG CTGAATACAGGCTTGAAGCGAACGGCTTGCTGTTGCTGCTCTGGCCACAAAGGCCTCGGACCCATGGCAACTTTCaaagacatacatgtacatgtagcactcCTTGAAAAGGAACTGAATATCACTATTCCATATCCTATAGATATATGTCTTCTTCTTTGTCGGAATTGTCGGTATAAAATTGGCTATATTTATAGGGTAGAGAGGCAACTGAAGAAAGTGAAGACAGTGTTCATGAACAGAGTAAAAGTGGATATGGCGGAAATGGATACAGATGAAACACGCTTGCCCACAAAATATGATGAGTGTGACAATGAAGGCTCTGCTGATATGGTAGGGAAGAAACCCAGCAATGCTATGCAGAATGCAGACAACAGAACATGTACATTACCAGAATATGATATAGATGCCCCTTTTGTAGGTGATGCTGTTGTTGATAATCAAGATGATGTCACCGAAAAGAAAGTATCAGATGGGGTCGACACACTTCTTTCAGATGTGGAACATATGCTAGCTAAGTATGGCAAGGTGGAAGATAGTGTGTATGCTGATATATCTTCTGATGATGATGAGATGAGAATGGAAGAAGACAAAGAAGGTCTGAAGTTGCAGAATATGGAAGGAGTGCCATTGATGTCAGAAGATGAGACTCTGGCAACAGTGACAAGAGATGAAATTGCCAATGCCAGTTCAACTGATGTGGTAGATTCATCTGTTACCATGGTGCACCTGCCATCAACATCCACCCAGGATAATACAAGTGTGGAAGATGAGCAAAATGGTGCTATGAAGTCTACCAGGAAAAAAGAGATAAG GAAGATGATACAGTGA